From the genome of Malus sylvestris chromosome 13, drMalSylv7.2, whole genome shotgun sequence:
AGGCCATTGAGAGATTGTTTGCTACAACAAATTTGAGTATGTCCAAGTTACGAGGACAAGGCTATGATGGAGCTAGCAATATGAAAGGTGAGTTAAACGGtcttaaaacaaagattttgaacAAATACCCTCAAGCATTTTATATTCATTGCTTTGCACACCAACTCCAACTAGCTCTTGTATTTGTGGCAAAGGAAAATGAGGATGTTgccaatttcttcatcaatgctAGTAGTTTGGTGAATCTTATTGGATCATCGTGTAAGCGTCGTGATGCATTTAGAAAGAAACAACAAGCACAAATTCAGAAAGCTCTTAATCTTGGTAATCTTGAAACGGGTAAAGGGTTAAATCAAGAAATGAGTCTCATGCGTCCATGTGATACACGGTGGAACTCGCATTATGGTACTATAGTTAGTATTATTGTTATGTTTGAAGCCGTGGTGGAGGTGGTTGAATGGATAAAAAGTGATCGCAACCAAGATAATCTCGGTGAAGCAACTAGGTTATTCAAAGACATACAAACATTTGATTTTGCAtttcaccttttcttgatgAGACTTATATTGGGAATTACAAATGAGTTATCACAAGCATTGCAAAAGaaagatcaagatattgtgaatgcGATGGCATTAGTGGAAGTATGCAAGCAAAGACTACAATCCTTGAGAGATGATGACTTTGGAGACTTGCTTCAAGATGTAGAAAAGTTTTGTGAGGAGCATGATATTATCGTTCCTAACATGGAGGATTTGCATTTCGTACCTGGAAAATCAAGGCGTAAAGCtcaaaaaatcacaaacttcCATTACTATCGTGTGAACCtctattttcaagtccttgATATGCAACTAAAGGAGTTGAATGATCGCTTCAATGAGGTAAACACCGAGTTACTTCTTTGTATGGCATGTTTGAGTCCGgtgaataattttgcatcttttgacaAAGCAAAAATTGTTCGTTTAGCCCAACTTTATCCTCAAGATTTTGATCGTATGGACCTTATGAATCTTCCAATTCAACTTGATAATTACATTCATGATATGAAGATTACATTCATGATATGAAGATGCATAGTGAGTTTTCATCATTGAGAGGAATTAGTGATCTTGCAAAAGAGTTAGTGAAGACCGGAAGGTGTGAAAGCTATATGTTAGTGTATAAACTTCTTACATTGGCTTTGGTGTTACCGGTTGCAACCGCTTTGGTGGAGAGAGCTTTTTCTGCCatgaagattgtgaaaacaccattgcgtaacaaaatgggagatcaatggttgagtgatagcatgcttgtttacattgagaaagatgtatttgcttttattgataataagcctattatgcgacgttttcatgacatgaaacatcgccggcaacaattgtaatttgtttgtattaattaattatggaagacattactatataaaaatatttagttgttgccatttttctttaaccttGCATTCTTTAAGTTCGCCCCTCCCCCCGagaaatcctggcttcgccactgaggACCACACTACTATTTCTTTCAGGTGCTGTGTGAAAATGAAAAAGTTAGCATCCTTGCCGGATcttttttgtgaggattttgaGAATCCTCAAATCACatctgtttatcgtacatcgtacggtcataaattattataaatttttttttatgtacgaTGACCGAATTGAAATGCATcatgaatatatttaattaattaatcatttttATGTACTTTTTCTTGGGTACTTTGACTTTGTAGCGGTCGTGGTTGAATACGATTCACCGTACGATTTCTTGCTAAGAAGATTATCAACTTGTGATTAAATTAAATCATCAACTATTATATTTGCCTTGAGCCCAAGTATTAGAGTTACGATTATAATCTGGACAATTGGGTCTGGCATTGCTCATCAAGAAATTGGTCtgttgaaaacttgaaagtgAAAGACGAAAAGAGGCAAAACAAGATGTCGTCGTGTAATTAGTTTGTAATACTATCATTTAGACATTTAGTTGCATGTAAATTCTTTCAATCTGGCTAGTGAGAACCGTATATCCttagtaataatgtaagttgCAAAAAATGGTGTACCACTTGGTCAGGACTCGAGGACATACCTCATGGGAGTACCTCATCTTCAATAAGTTGTAATTGACGTGGTTTTAGAGTACAAACTTACTATAATAATTGCTCATTTTCTTAAAAACTGACTATTTAGAaattatttttgcaaaaaatAGTTAAATTATACATAATCCATGTATAAAACAAATAGATAGTTTTGATACCAAGTAATATTTGCACGTCCATTTATTTAATGTTGTGAATAACTACACGATCTTCTACTTGATTGAAGCTATTGCAAAATACAATCTTGTGATGATTAATAAATGAATACTTTCAATTAGGCCATAGTAAAACTACGTTAATCACATATAAATAAGGTAAATACAAGTATTGAGTATTAATTAGTATTAATTAATTCTGGCCAAGAACGAGCTTTAGAGAGTGAAAACTACTTAGAAattataaacaaagaaaaaggaaaaaagctCTTTGTACGAAAATAGTAAATTCCGACCCTCTCATGGAAAAATTGGTCGTCAACTGCGACTGCTTCCGCTACGAGTACTCCCTGGAGAAATGCGAAACATACTTTGTTTTGGGCCCCATTTGTCCTCTTCTCATCAATCATGCATGCCTGCCCAGATGGACTCAGAAGCTTCTCACGTGCGTTTTATTAGAAAAGTATTCTCATTGAGTTGAATAGTCAGAGTACATTTGGTATTTATACAAAGAGCTACATTTGACAGCTCATCAAAACTAACCTATAACTATTCAATAACAAACTAACTGTCCAATTACAACTAATCACTATCCTTAATACGTTTATTAGGTATAATTGAGAACCTTTACTCATGCGATCAATGCATATGTGACGTCTCTTTTGTACCTCCCTCAGTTATGAGGTTGTTGTCTTTGTACTGTGTCCGTTTGGACTTTGTTATATAAGTCCtccttgaccaaaaaaaaaatacgttTGACTCACTCAGATTTTGAAACTCACTCGGATTTTGAAACCTAATTtccatatatatgcatatatttatatagatatatatatatgtgtgtgtgtgtgtatgtacgtAGAAAGATAGTTAAGCATCAATCTGAATCCTATCTGTTTTAGACAgtaaaaccgaaaaccgaaaactaaatttaaactTGATTTCCAGAAATGAAGTTCGGGAAGGAATTTTCTGCACAAATGGTGCCGGAATGGAAAGACGCATACATGGATTACGACTATCTAAAATCCCTCTTAAAAGAAATTCAAGTCTGCAAGCAAAGAAACAACCCCGACCCACAGGCCGCCGCCTCGCCCCGCAGCTACGGCCTAAAGCGCAGGCTCACGTTGTACAGAGCCTTCAGCGGTCTGACCAAAAGTAGGCACACCCAGCAGCCCGCCAGCCCGTCTTCCACCTCCGACATTGAGAGCCAGGCCATTCTTGTCAATTCCGTCAACGAAAACGGCTCTGAGAGCTACCAGACGATGTTTCTGATGGCGGCGGAGGAAGGCGGAGTTCAGGAGCTGGAGTACTTCAAGAGGCTTGACGACGAGTTCAATAAAGTGGACAAGTTTTATAGGTCGAAGGTTGACGAGGTGATGAAGGAAGCTGCGGTTCTTAACAAGCAAATGGACGCTTTGATTGCGTTTCGGATCAAAGTGGAGAACCCTCAGAGAACGTTTGATTGGTCAGGGGAGATGACTCGCCTTGCTTCCGATGTTGCCACGTCTACAGCTGCATTGGCTGCAGCCACCCCACGCAGTGCCAGAGCAAGCAGTAAGTATACTCATAAGCACTTCTGCTAGAAGTGCTTAAAAACATGTTAgaaattttattgaaaattgGAAGCAGTAATTGCTAATATTGTGTTTACGTCTAAAATTGCGTCGTTTAACATTGCGATTTGCGAGCAGGGCGGGTACTGGCTATGGATGCGATTGAAGAGAGCGGATTAAACAGTTCGGGTGAcgaagaaaaagaagacaaaaggAGTGGAGACGTTGAGATGAAGGTGAAGAAGCCGGAGAGCTTGAGAGGCACTAGGCCTACGCCACTGGATATACTGGACCAGGTGACAATGAATCACATGGCTGAGACGCCGCGTTCCACCATCAAAGGCTTCCTCAACGTGGCTCCACATACGGAGCTCAAGTTCAGCAGGGCTAATCTCAGCAAAGTTGAACAACAGCTCAGGCGCGCTTTCATTGAATTTTACCAGAAACTTCGGCTTCTGAAGAGCTACGGGTAAAGATATAACGACTTTGGGGCACCTAATTTGGTTGGTTTTCCTTCTGTTTTCTTGACTGTGAAGCTAACTTTGTTATCCGCGAATGAAACAGATTTTTGAATACGTTGGCTTTCTCAAAGATCATGAAGAAATACGATAAGGTGGCTTCAAGAGATGCATCAAAATCTTACATGAACATGGTGGATAACTCGTACCTTGGCAGCTCCGACGAGGTGAGGATTCTTCATGCGTGACGCTAAAGAGAGGAAAGATTTTTCTGTTCATAGTTTTAATTTCTTCATGGAATTTGCCACTACTGCAGATTACCAAGCTTATGGAAAGGGTTGAAACTACGTTCATCAAGCATTTCTCGAACTCCAATCGCCGAAAAGGAATGGCGGTCTTGAGACCAAAACCGAGGGTAGAAAGACATCGGACAACATTCGCTCTGGGTAAGGTCTCTAGCTTAATAAGTATGGTAAAATTTCTTTCACTGAACAACGACAATTTCGGCATCAATTTCTTTCGTCTGAATCTGTTTACTCAAAAACCTTCAGGTTGCTTTGCTGGCTGCACAGCTGCCCTCATATTAGCCCTTGTATTGATCATTCGTGCTCGAAATATTATGGATAATCCGGAGAGAAGTAAATACATGGAAAACATGTTTCCTCTATACAGGTGACTAACCCTATGCTTTTCTATTCATTCTAAGTTTCCGAAAAAAAGGGATAATACTGAATTTTTCGTGACATGTTATTCTTCGTTGCAGCTTGTTCGGATTCATAGTTCTCCACATGCTTATGTATGCCGGAAATATATACTTTTGGCGGCGGTTCAGAGTCAATTACTCTTTCATATTCGGTTTCAAGCAAGGAACCGAGTTGGGATACAGAGAGGTCCTCCTTCTGAGTTCTGGTCTGGCAATGTTAGCACTAGCCTCTGTGCTCGCAAATCTTGACATGGAGATGGACCCGAAAACCAATGATTACAAAGCGCTAACCGAGCTTCTCCCACTCTTCTTGCTCCTGGTAAGATCATATTTTCAGTTGAACTATTTAATTTCGGCTGCATTGGCTCATCAAACATCTAGAGATTATATACTGAAACTAAATTCTTCTTATGCAGCTTGTGATTGTGATATTATTATGCCCCTTCAACATCATATATCGCTCGAGTCGCTACTTCTTCCTGGTTTGTGTGTTCCACTGCATCTGTGCTCCTCTCTATAAGGTAAAATTCCACTGCAGACACCTTGATTATTCGAGTTAAAAACTGTAAAATGTAACTCGGTTGGACGTTCTAATAGAAGTTTTAATTCCTTTACAGGTCACACTCCCGGATTTCTTCTTGGCAGATCAGTTAACTAGCCAGGTGCAAGCCTTTAGAAGTCTGCCATTCTACATTTGCTATTATGGCGGGGGAGACTACAAAGTCAGAAAAACAACTTGCAGATCAGATGACGTCTTCAAAATTTTTACTTTCATCGTGGCGTGCGTTCCATATTGGTCCCGCCTCCTTCAGTGCATCCGCCGTTTGGTTGAAGAGAAAGATCCAATGCAAGGTTACAATGGACTGAAATATTTCTTCACCATCGTAGCTGTCAGCATGAGAATAGCCTACACTCATAACAACGACGTGAACTGGAAAATTCTTGCTGGGATTTTCTCAGTTGTTGCAGCTATCTATGGAACATACTGGGATCTTGTCGTGGACTGGGGACTTCTGCAACGCCGCTCCAAGAATCGATGGTTGAGAGACAAACTCTTGGTCCCTTACAAAAGCGTATACTTCATAGCCATGGTGAGTGCTCTTGATTAGTGGTTCAGATTCACAGTATGACAGTATAAGTTTTACTAGCGATTTATACAATGATTAAAACATTGCAGGTGTTGAATGTGCTGCTGAGATTTGCCTGGCTGCAGACAGTTTTGAATTTCAGTGTCTCCTTCATGCATACACAGACAATGATCTCGGTTGTGGCGAGCTTGGAGATAATTCGTCGAGGGATATGGAGTTTTTTCCGGTTGGAGAACGAGCATCTCAACAATGTCGGAAAGTACAGAGCATTCAAGTCAGTGCCACTGCCCTTCAACTATGATGAAGACGAATGCAAAGATGAGTAGGCAAAGCAAATCGCAAACATCTCAAATTGTCTACAGGCTGCtgaaacttttcttctttttcctccccCTTTTCCCTTCATTTATTGCTGAATGCAGAGTTGCATCTgtagttctttttttttcctttgattttttgggaaatttgtaTATGGAATTCGTTACATTTTACGTAATGTAATCGCCTTGAAAAAATTATACTCCTATGACTGATTAACAGATCGAAAAATTGATGCACTCGTCAATACAACTTTCGCTATATGCAATTTCTTATAAACCAGAACCAGAGAATTTTTTTCAGGATCAACAACGAACAAGGCGATTCCATATGTACAATTACGAAATGAGCCTACATATGTTAATTGTGAATTCTCCACAATTAACCACAGATCGTACGTTTGTTCTTGGTTTGCTGCTTCATTATACTCGGGTGCATGAATGGAGCGAGACTGTGTCATGTTTAGTCATCCTTGTCAGCGTCCTCATCGTAGTAACTGAAAGGAAGAGGGACTGACTTGAAAGCGCGGTACTGGCCTACATTGTTCAAGTGCTCGTTCTCTAACCTGATTAAATTGTACATGTTAATCTCTCAAGCATAAGTTGCTTAAAGGATGCAACGACTGAAGACAAAAACAGTAAAAAGTCTCAATGTTGAATTTCAGGAGAAAAATATACCTGAAGAAGCTCCAAATGCCACGACGAATGACCTCTAGGAAGGCGATGACAGTTGTTATTGTCACTTTATTAACGGTACGCaatttaaattccaacaccAACTGCATCCAAGCAAGTCTCAATACTACATTCAAGACCTGTAATGGATTTCCATAAACATATTGTGAATTAATAGTAGAAGTTGCAACATAGAACCCCATAACTCTCGAATTCAGTCACTTTAACCTTACCATGGCTGCAAAGTATACGATCTTGTGTGGAACTACAAGTCTATCTCTCAAATACTTGTTCTTTGATGTCTTTCGCAGAAGGCCCCAGTCCATTACAATGTCCCAATACGTATTCATTGTTGTTGCGACAGCTGAGCTAATCAAAGCTAACACCATCCAGGATGTCTTTCCCTTTTCCATTTCATAAACAGTTCGTATAATAACTGCAACGATTGTTGATAAGTACTTTAAACCATTGAAAATGTACTTCACATCCTTCTCATCACAGAATCGACGAATGCACTGCAAGACAAGATACACTACATTTAAGTGCATCTTTCCACACAGAAGACGTGATCTTCCAGAGATTATACGAAATTATAAGCTAGAATACAAGTGATACTATCCATCTCCATATTCATTTTCATTGTGAATAAGAGTGGCACACGCCTTTGAAAACACTAGAAAGTGAAAAATGTAATGAGACCTGTAGGAAGCGCATCCAAAATGGTACGACAGCAATAATGAAATATAACGTATTGTAGAGACCATGACTACGGCACTTGCTTTGCCTCCTTGAAGATTCTCCCAAACCGTAGTAGCAAACGTATAACACAAAACTCCTCAGGGCTTGCACCTGAGATCAGACAAAGGCAAAGAGCCTACTCAAAACAGAGTTGGGAGTATTTACTACTTAATACCAATAAAGTTATAAGGGGGCTTTTATACCTGGCTTGTAAGCTGATCTGCCAAGAAAAAATCTGGAAATGTCtcctgaaaatttgaaaacaatcaAGAAATCATGCTATTTAGCTATATCGTCTACTTAAATATCCAAATTGTTATCCCATGCATTACCGGGTAAAGAGGGGCGCATGTGCAGTGGAATAAGGATCGAATGAAGAAGAAACGACTTGAATGGTATATAATTTTGAAAGGGCAGAAGGTGATGGCAAGGACCAACTGCACAGAGAAAGGTAACACACATCATTTGCACAAACTGAGGAAGTTCTACAACAGAGGACCAGGCTATAGTTCATGGAAAAGGTCATGCAGCAGAAATCAATTGTGATAATCAAGTTCAAGGGACGCCACAATAGATACTCTAGCACTTCATAAATCTTACAGCAAGTAAGCCCAAGGGAACCAATTCTGTCACTGTCTTGTATTTTTCAGCACTCAAGTCCAAGTGTAAGTTTGCCAGGAAACCACCCAATGAAAGTACTGCAAGACCAGTGGCAAGGAGAAAAACTTCACGGTAGCCCAGCTCCGTTCCTTTCTTGAAACCAAATATAAAGGCATAGTTGACCCGATAACACCTCCAGAAATATATATCTGCAGCATACATGAGCATATGCAGAATGATGTATCCAAATAAACTGCAAGAAAACCCACTTGCATATTAGAGAAAAGACAGGACAAATGAATTAAGATAAATTTTTGTAATTGAATACCAGAGGGTTAGCGGTCACCTGTAAAGTGGGAAAATGTTTTCCACGTACTCTGCACCCTCCTCCTTATCCAGTAGTTTTCGAGCTTCAATGCTTAAAACAATAGCTACCAGTAGTGCAATTGAGCAGCCAGAAAAGAAACCTGAAAGTTAAAacgaacaacaacaacaacaacaacaaagcctgaAAGTTAAAACGAAATAAgaattaaattattttctttaacaGAGAACTAGGAATTAACAATTGGAGACTCCATGACATTGCTACATGTTGTAACGGTCATATTTCTAGAAAAAGGTGGAGCAAAAAGGTTAATTGGCACTGTTACTACTCTTACCGGAGAAGAATGTTACACTGTGCCCTTCTCTTTTAGCTTTTGGCCTCAGTGACTTCATACCTTCCCTGCGatttgagtttgaaaatttttgtATGAAGGTAGTCTCCACTCTCTCCAACAGGTTAGTGACctataaagaaataaaaatgaatcGATAACTTACAAATATACACCTCTTCAACATGTTTACAGGAAGAAATGATTAGAACTTGAAGATCAACAAAGCAATAGAATTCTGAATGCTGAAATGATtaacaatagaaaaacaagaaatacATCTGACAAACCTCATCAGAACTGCCGACATTAGAGTTGTCTACTATTAGCATGTATGATCTGGCCGCTCTCCTTGATGCAATCTGTGTTATTAGAATGGATTTTTCGTCACAACACTTTGCTTAAATTCAAATTGAGAATATGGAACTCAAAATTTTGACACATTTTGGTTTGAAGTGCATGTCTTACCTTCTCATATTTTTTCATAATCTTCGAAAATGCTGAGAGGTTCATAAAACTGGTTCACCATTTGCAAAAGTGTAAGTACATAATACTGAGTGACAACCCAAAATGCAAGAGCATGCATCCAAAGTGGAAGGTATGCTGACGCAATTACTATTTATCACCTGTAGTGCTTTAGCAGTTGAAGCTGGTGGTAAAATTGAATGAACGCAGCTCTTAAACGTTcttccactctcttcagctCCTCTTTATCAAAGCTCAACTCTTCTTCCCTAGAGTCCTTGAAAACACCTTTTATGGTGGATATTGGAGATTCAAGCGTATTGGTAATCCTCACATGCTCAAGAACCTCCATAGGATCTTCTTTTTGGGTATAGGTTTTCAATAACTCTCTTCCATCGCTACTAGAATTCTTGACATGGTTCGGATTGACTTCTGAACCACCAGTGCTTGGTTCTCGTCGATGCTCCTCATTTACTTGCAATCCAGATGTCAAACCAGTAGGCTCATTTCCTACACATTTGGCAGGAAACTTGAATTTGTAAGAATTAATTAAAGTCAACCAAAGCTTCATAATTAACCACTCTCAATTAAGTGTATCATCTATTAATATGCTTGCACTgcatgtattatatatatatatatatatatatatatccacatATAACACAAAACAAATTGATCATATATCTCCACTTACCTAAGTTGTCATCTGCACTTGACTTATTACTTGTCAGGTGTACTGCCGAATTGTTATGTCTCTTTGAACGAGAGCCGTATTGATCAAGCTTCTTGACTTTTAATCTCAGTGCAACCAAAGCCTCCATTTGCTTATCCAGATTATttgcttctttcttcacctcctCCACTTTATCATTATAAAAGGTATTGACTTTGTTGAGCTCTTGATCGAGTTTTCGGAAAAATGTCGCCTCAATATCTCCTCCTTCTTCGGATTGCCTCAGAAACTTGGTCTTGTAAACCTCTCTGCAACCGTCTCCGTGCAATGTGTTGACATCGATTACTTGGTCCTCGATATCTCCGTTGCTCCGGAGACTGCCAGATTGTAGCTCAATCCCACTGATGGTTCTGTCAGGGGGAGAACGTCTCCGCTCAAAGTCTTTGGAGGGTGTTACGGAGTGCTTGTTTCGCTTGTATTCTCTGAGCTCCCTTAGTATCCTCTTGAGACCATTGTAATCCATGTAGGCTTCTGCCCACTCAGGCACCATTTGTTTCTTGAAATCTTTCCCGAATTTCATCTTGATGTTGGGTTGTAAGTAATTGCTTATGGTTACATAAAACTGTTGAAAGTTCTGAACTTTCAGCTACCCCAAGTTCTGAACTCCAATTCCCTGCAAATAATAGCTGGTTTCTTAGAGAAAAACAatatccaaaaccaaaaccaaaaccaacaaaagTTATGAGAAGCTTGAGCAATCAACTATGAATTAATCTGTAGATTACCCTGTTTTACTAAACCAAATGGAAATTAACGAAGAACAaaagatgggtttttttttttctttctcagaGACCCATCTCCTCGAAACTGCCAGTTGAGCTCCTCTTTCTTCGTCTTGAAGTAGTAAGAAACAAAAGAGTCGCCCAATCCAAATAGCTATGCCGCTTCGATATATGTGCATACAACAAAAGTCACCGactaaaatacacaaacacgtaGTGGGCATTACATGCAGTCCCGTGACATTACCTTACGTGCTTCAATTTTCCAAAATCCAACCTCACACAGCGAATGGAAGTCGTGTTTATTAGCTGGGTCTGGATTTTGCTGGGTTGGAGTGCAACGCAAGCAAATGACACTTCAGAATGCGGATAAAAATACACCACTTTTGACACGCGTCGCCATTGGAGCCTGAAACTACTGCTGAGAATCGAGGCCACCGCGATTGATGGTGGTGACGTTCCCTCCGCCGACTCTTGAGCAGCTTCATTTTCAACCGCCATTTGCTTCGACTGTAATTTAACAGAGGCACTGGCGGCTGATGGGCCTCTGAGAGGCCGCCTCTCTATGATATTATGGAAGATGGGTTGGACTAGCCTGGCCCAGATTGTTCTGTGTAGTTGTTTTCAGCTTCATATCAGCCCAAGGTTGCGGATCGTAACACCAAACATTAAGTACTCAGATAGATACCTAGGCCATCTTCGATCGAAGGAGTTATATATATAGTCCCGTCCAGATAGACCTAGGCCGTCTTTCACAGAGTCTGtaattttg
Proteins encoded in this window:
- the LOC126595059 gene encoding phosphate transporter PHO1 homolog 10-like, producing the protein MKFGKDFKKQMVPEWAEAYMDYNGLKRILRELREYKRNKHSVTPSKDFERRRSPPDRTISGIELQSGSLRSNGDIEDQVIDVNTLHGDGCREVYKTKFLRQSEEGGDIEATFFRKLDQELNKVNTFYNDKVEEVKKEANNLDKQMEALVALRLKVKKLDQYGSRSKRHNNSAVHLTSNKSSADDNLGNEPTGLTSGLQVNEEHRREPSTGGSEVNPNHVKNSSSDGRELLKTYTQKEDPMEVLEHVRITNTLESPISTIKGVFKDSREEELSFDKEELKRVEERLRAAFIQFYHQLQLLKHYSFMNLSAFSKIMKKYEKIASRRAARSYMLIVDNSNVGSSDEVTNLLERVETTFIQKFSNSNRREGMKSLRPKAKREGHSVTFFSGFFSGCSIALLVAIVLSIEARKLLDKEEGAEYVENIFPLYSLFGYIILHMLMYAADIYFWRCYRVNYAFIFGFKKGTELGYREVFLLATGLAVLSLGGFLANLHLDLSAEKYKTVTELVPLGLLALVLAITFCPFKIIYHSSRFFFIRSLFHCTCAPLYPETFPDFFLADQLTSQVQALRSFVLYVCYYGLGESSRRQSKCRSHGLYNTLYFIIAVVPFWMRFLQCIRRFCDEKDVKYIFNGLKYLSTIVAVIIRTVYEMEKGKTSWMVLALISSAVATTMNTYWDIVMDWGLLRKTSKNKYLRDRLVVPHKIVYFAAMVLNVVLRLAWMQLVLEFKLRTVNKVTITTVIAFLEVIRRGIWSFFRLENEHLNNVGQYRAFKSVPLPFSYYDEDADKDD
- the LOC126596783 gene encoding uncharacterized protein LOC126596783, yielding MGSSGSDVFTEIGFTNWKKGPENLRVHEGGVGSLHNKAVQQVRDLMTQKQHIETFVIKQTDEARINYRTLLSASLECTRWLLGQGLPFRGHDESLKSSNRGNYLELMQFLSKHNEQVRKVVFENAPKNLKYTSSDIQKDFVRACAIETVDAITKDMEGAFFSLLVDGARDSSTKEQMAVVLRYVNKKGEAIEKFLGVQHVSSTTSSSLEEAIERLFATTNLSMSKLRGQGYDGASNMKGELNGLKTKILNKYPQAFYIHCFAHQLQLALVFVAKENEDVANFFINASSLVNLIGSSCKRRDAFRKKQQAQIQKALNLGNLETGKGLNQEMSLMRPCDTRWNSHYGTIVSIIVMFEAVVEVVEWIKSDRNQDNLGEATRLFKDIQTFDFAFHLFLMRLILGITNELSQALQKKDQDIVNAMALVEVCKQRLQSLRDDDFGDLLQDVEKFCEEHDIIVPNMEDLHFVPGKSRRKAQKITNFHYYRVNLYFQVLDMQLKELNDRFNEVNTELLLCMACLSPVNNFASFDKAKIVRLAQLYPQDFDRMDLMNLPIQLDNYIHDMKITFMI
- the LOC126595058 gene encoding phosphate transporter PHO1 homolog 3-like isoform X2, yielding MKFGKEFSAQMVPEWKDAYMDYDYLKSLLKEIQVCKQRNNPDPQAAASPRSYGLKRRLTLYRAFSGLTKSRHTQQPASPSSTSDIESQAILVNSEGGVQELEYFKRLDDEFNKVDKFYRSKVDEVMKEAAVLNKQMDALIAFRIKVENPQRTFDWSGEMTRLASDVATSTAALAAATPRSARASRRVLAMDAIEESGLNSSGDEEKEDKRSGDVEMKVKKPESLRGTRPTPLDILDQVTMNHMAETPRSTIKGFLNVAPHTELKFSRANLSKVEQQLRRAFIEFYQKLRLLKSYGFLNTLAFSKIMKKYDKVASRDASKSYMNMVDNSYLGSSDEITKLMERVETTFIKHFSNSNRRKGMAVLRPKPRVERHRTTFALGCFAGCTAALILALVLIIRARNIMDNPERSKYMENMFPLYSLFGFIVLHMLMYAGNIYFWRRFRVNYSFIFGFKQGTELGYREVLLLSSGLAMLALASVLANLDMEMDPKTNDYKALTELLPLFLLLLVIVILLCPFNIIYRSSRYFFLVCVFHCICAPLYKVTLPDFFLADQLTSQVQAFRSLPFYICYYGGGDYKVRKTTCRSDDVFKIFTFIVACVPYWSRLLQCIRRLVEEKDPMQGYNGLKYFFTIVAVSMRIAYTHNNDVNWKILAGIFSVVAAIYGTYWDLVVDWGLLQRRSKNRWLRDKLLVPYKSVYFIAMVLNVLLRFAWLQTVLNFSVSFMHTQTMISVVASLEIIRRGIWSFFRLENEHLNNVGKYRAFKSVPLPFNYDEDECKDE
- the LOC126595058 gene encoding phosphate transporter PHO1 homolog 3-like isoform X1, giving the protein MKFGKEFSAQMVPEWKDAYMDYDYLKSLLKEIQVCKQRNNPDPQAAASPRSYGLKRRLTLYRAFSGLTKSRHTQQPASPSSTSDIESQAILVNSVNENGSESYQTMFLMAAEEGGVQELEYFKRLDDEFNKVDKFYRSKVDEVMKEAAVLNKQMDALIAFRIKVENPQRTFDWSGEMTRLASDVATSTAALAAATPRSARASRRVLAMDAIEESGLNSSGDEEKEDKRSGDVEMKVKKPESLRGTRPTPLDILDQVTMNHMAETPRSTIKGFLNVAPHTELKFSRANLSKVEQQLRRAFIEFYQKLRLLKSYGFLNTLAFSKIMKKYDKVASRDASKSYMNMVDNSYLGSSDEITKLMERVETTFIKHFSNSNRRKGMAVLRPKPRVERHRTTFALGCFAGCTAALILALVLIIRARNIMDNPERSKYMENMFPLYSLFGFIVLHMLMYAGNIYFWRRFRVNYSFIFGFKQGTELGYREVLLLSSGLAMLALASVLANLDMEMDPKTNDYKALTELLPLFLLLLVIVILLCPFNIIYRSSRYFFLVCVFHCICAPLYKVTLPDFFLADQLTSQVQAFRSLPFYICYYGGGDYKVRKTTCRSDDVFKIFTFIVACVPYWSRLLQCIRRLVEEKDPMQGYNGLKYFFTIVAVSMRIAYTHNNDVNWKILAGIFSVVAAIYGTYWDLVVDWGLLQRRSKNRWLRDKLLVPYKSVYFIAMVLNVLLRFAWLQTVLNFSVSFMHTQTMISVVASLEIIRRGIWSFFRLENEHLNNVGKYRAFKSVPLPFNYDEDECKDE